Proteins encoded within one genomic window of Bacteroidota bacterium:
- the raiA gene encoding ribosome-associated translation inhibitor RaiA — translation MKIDIQSIHFDADKKLLDFISAKVEKLRTFYDGHLDLKVFLRLQKVEVKHNKLVEMKLMVNGQVLFVEHEHQSFEAALDLAMDSLITQLKRFKEKVKGL, via the coding sequence ATGAAAATTGACATCCAATCTATCCATTTTGACGCTGACAAAAAATTGCTTGATTTTATCAGTGCAAAAGTTGAAAAACTTCGCACCTTCTATGATGGACATTTAGATTTAAAGGTATTCCTCCGCCTACAAAAAGTTGAGGTAAAGCACAACAAATTAGTAGAAATGAAATTGATGGTGAACGGACAGGTTCTGTTTGTAGAACACGAACACCAATCGTTTGAAGCCGCACTTGATTTGGCTATGGATTCATTGATAACACAATTGAAACGGTTCAAAGAAAAGGTGAAAGGATTATAA